One part of the Streptomyces sp. NBC_00286 genome encodes these proteins:
- the pucL gene encoding factor-independent urate hydroxylase → MPILGQNQYGKAENRVVKITRDGATHHIKDLNVSVSLSGDMDEVHLSGSNANVLPTDTTKNTVYAFAKEKGIESAEQFGTHLARHFVTSQEPIHRARIRIEEYAWERIEHSGEGEHSFVRKGQETRLAQITYDGSSWEVVSGLKDLTVMNSTNSEFWGYVKDKYTTLPEAYDRILATEVSARWRFNWTDDEQTMPDWEASYAQVKKHMLAAFAETYSLSLQQTLYAMGARIIDHREEIDEVRFSLPNKHHFLVDLAPFGLKNDNEVYFAADRPYGLIEATVLRDGCEARIPADLTNL, encoded by the coding sequence ATGCCCATCCTTGGACAGAACCAGTACGGCAAGGCCGAGAACCGAGTCGTCAAGATCACGCGCGACGGCGCCACCCACCACATCAAGGACCTCAACGTCTCGGTGTCGCTGAGCGGCGACATGGACGAGGTCCACCTCTCCGGCTCCAACGCCAACGTCCTGCCGACCGACACCACCAAAAACACGGTGTACGCCTTCGCCAAGGAGAAGGGCATCGAGTCCGCCGAACAGTTCGGCACTCATCTCGCCCGCCACTTCGTGACTTCGCAGGAACCCATCCACCGGGCCCGCATCCGGATCGAGGAGTACGCCTGGGAGCGCATCGAGCACTCCGGCGAGGGCGAGCACTCCTTCGTCCGCAAGGGCCAGGAGACCCGGCTCGCCCAGATCACGTACGACGGCTCGTCGTGGGAGGTCGTCTCCGGCCTCAAGGACCTCACCGTCATGAACTCGACCAACTCCGAGTTCTGGGGCTACGTCAAGGACAAATACACGACCCTCCCCGAGGCGTACGACCGCATCCTGGCCACCGAGGTCTCCGCGCGCTGGCGCTTCAACTGGACCGATGACGAGCAGACGATGCCCGACTGGGAGGCGTCCTACGCGCAGGTGAAGAAGCACATGCTCGCCGCGTTCGCGGAGACGTACTCGCTGTCGCTGCAACAGACGCTGTACGCCATGGGGGCGCGCATCATCGACCACCGCGAGGAGATCGACGAGGTCCGCTTCTCGCTCCCGAACAAGCACCACTTCCTCGTCGACTTGGCACCGTTCGGCCTCAAGAACGACAACGAGGTGTACTTCGCCGCCGACCGCCCGTACGGCCTGATCGAGGCCACAGTCCTGCGGGACGGGTGCGAGGCGCGCATCCCGGCGGACCTCACCAACCTCTGA
- a CDS encoding HEAT repeat domain-containing protein: protein MAFWVTAALGASLLLITAGLLVLLICRVVRNRLDALHASRTEEFRPLVLAAAAGDSDGDEALKELVSLDRRHWRSVQPSVLFLLSQLQGEGHVALTAVLARRGILEEALTDLCRRGRVRRARAAAVLTLAGPTLREDEQVVVRARAALHGLLDDRDPTVRAAAVRALGRFGDSTSAALLVAHLRGHRQVASGLIGHALLQIGYPAIECLLDAARCDDVQIRALALELLSLIGDRRSVRQLVDALGDGEGVVRASAAQALGRMGEPVAVDPLMRMLASDPSPRAASAAAEALGLIGDQRAVGALARAASAPHYRVAHASSQALTRLGPTGAARLRELVADGSGAAPHAREALALLSLRSGGGVV, encoded by the coding sequence ATGGCGTTCTGGGTGACGGCGGCGTTGGGCGCCTCGCTGCTGCTCATCACGGCCGGTCTGTTGGTGTTGCTGATCTGTCGTGTCGTGCGCAACCGGCTGGATGCTCTGCACGCCTCGCGGACCGAGGAGTTCCGGCCACTGGTATTGGCGGCGGCAGCCGGTGACAGTGACGGTGACGAGGCGCTGAAGGAGTTGGTGTCGTTGGACCGCCGGCACTGGCGGTCGGTCCAACCGTCCGTGCTGTTCTTGTTGTCGCAGCTCCAAGGTGAGGGGCATGTCGCGCTGACCGCCGTGCTGGCCCGCCGCGGCATCCTCGAGGAGGCTTTGACGGACTTGTGCCGACGTGGGCGGGTTCGGCGGGCGCGGGCCGCGGCGGTCCTGACTTTGGCCGGACCCACGCTGCGCGAGGATGAGCAGGTGGTGGTGCGTGCACGCGCCGCTCTGCACGGCCTGCTGGACGACCGCGATCCCACGGTGCGTGCGGCGGCGGTCCGGGCCCTGGGGCGCTTCGGGGATTCAACGAGCGCCGCACTGCTGGTCGCGCATCTGCGCGGGCACCGCCAGGTGGCGTCCGGTCTCATCGGGCACGCCCTGCTGCAGATCGGCTACCCGGCCATCGAGTGCCTGCTGGACGCCGCGCGCTGCGACGACGTGCAGATCCGCGCGCTGGCACTGGAACTGCTCAGCCTGATCGGCGACCGCAGGTCGGTGCGGCAGCTGGTGGACGCCCTGGGCGACGGCGAGGGCGTGGTCCGGGCGAGTGCCGCGCAGGCGCTGGGGCGGATGGGCGAGCCTGTCGCGGTGGACCCGCTGATGCGGATGCTGGCCAGTGACCCCTCGCCCCGCGCGGCCTCCGCCGCGGCCGAGGCCCTGGGCCTGATCGGCGACCAGCGTGCGGTCGGGGCGCTGGCCCGGGCCGCGTCCGCACCGCACTACCGCGTCGCCCATGCCTCCTCCCAGGCGCTGACCCGGCTGGGCCCCACGGGGGCGGCACGCCTGCGGGAGCTGGTGGCCGACGGCTCCGGGGCGGCACCGCACGCTCGTGAGGCACTGGCGTTGCTGTCGCTGCGCTCGGGTGGCGGGGTGGTGTGA
- the uraD gene encoding 2-oxo-4-hydroxy-4-carboxy-5-ureidoimidazoline decarboxylase: MTSSSSPSSTPGLARFNALEERAAAAALHEACASAEWGRRLLAGRPYATADDLLAAGDAAMAELTEGDLAEAMAGHPPIGRPKPGDPTSSREQRGMAGASEELKAEMLELNLAYQEKFGHVFLICATGLTGEQMRDAVKIRIGNSPEQEREIVRTELGKINRIRLARLVEEAEEDAQEVQEQDDH, translated from the coding sequence GTGACTTCGAGTTCTTCGCCTTCGTCGACGCCGGGCCTCGCCCGGTTCAACGCCCTGGAGGAGCGTGCGGCCGCCGCGGCGCTGCACGAGGCATGCGCTTCGGCGGAGTGGGGGCGCAGGCTGCTCGCGGGACGTCCCTACGCCACGGCCGACGACCTCCTCGCCGCCGGTGACGCCGCCATGGCGGAGCTGACCGAAGGCGACCTGGCGGAGGCCATGGCCGGGCACCCGCCCATCGGCCGCCCCAAGCCCGGCGATCCGACTTCGTCCCGGGAGCAGCGCGGCATGGCCGGTGCCTCCGAGGAGCTGAAGGCCGAGATGCTCGAACTCAACCTGGCGTACCAGGAGAAGTTCGGCCACGTCTTCCTGATCTGCGCCACCGGCCTGACCGGCGAGCAGATGCGCGACGCGGTGAAGATACGGATCGGCAACTCGCCGGAGCAGGAGCGCGAGATCGTCCGCACCGAGCTGGGCAAGATCAACCGCATCCGGCTCGCCCGACTCGTAGAAGAAGCAGAAGAAGACGCACAAGAAGTACAAGAACAGGACGACCACTGA
- the uraH gene encoding hydroxyisourate hydrolase — protein sequence MSTASVSTHILDTSIGRPAESVPVALSARGAGTEAEWTALGTSATDADGRCKDLPALPEGTTHVRLRFETEAYLAAHRDEAAFFPEVTVTFAVKPGDHYHVPLLLNPFGYSVYRGS from the coding sequence ATGAGTACCGCATCGGTGTCCACCCACATCCTGGACACCAGCATCGGCCGCCCCGCCGAGAGTGTGCCCGTCGCGCTGTCGGCACGCGGAGCCGGCACCGAGGCCGAGTGGACGGCGCTCGGCACCTCCGCCACGGATGCCGACGGCCGCTGCAAGGACCTCCCGGCGCTGCCGGAGGGGACCACCCACGTACGGCTCCGATTCGAGACCGAGGCGTACCTGGCCGCGCACCGGGACGAGGCCGCGTTCTTCCCGGAGGTCACGGTCACGTTCGCCGTGAAGCCCGGCGACCACTACCACGTACCGCTGCTGCTCAACCCGTTCGGCTACTCCGTATACCGAGGGAGCTAG
- a CDS encoding 8-oxoguanine deaminase, giving the protein MAATQRIVIENAAIATVDADDTQYASGHVVVANNVIESVGEGRSPEGLTGVVRRIDASGHLVTPGLVNTHHHFYQWLTRGLATDHNLFNWLVALYPTWARIDEQMTYVAAQGSLAMMARGGVTTAMDHHYVFPKGSGDLSGAIIRAARETGVRFTLARGSMDRGEKDGGLPPDFAVEILEGALAATEATIDAHHDDSFGAMTQVAVAPCSPFSVSTELMKQGAELARRKGVRLHTHGSETVEEEQFCKELFGLGPTDYFESTGWLGEDVWMAHCVHMNDSDIAAFARTKTGVAHCPSSNARLAAGIARVPDMLAAGIPVGLGVDGTASNESGELHTELRNALLINRLGAHREAALNARQALRLGTYGGAQVLGRASEIGSLEPGKLADLVLWNLNTLAHASIADPVTALVFGAPAPVTASFVGGRQIAENGRLLHVDEDAIARSTREEAQRLARIAAQA; this is encoded by the coding sequence ATGGCAGCAACCCAGCGCATCGTCATCGAGAACGCGGCGATTGCGACCGTGGACGCCGATGACACCCAGTACGCCTCGGGCCATGTGGTCGTGGCGAACAACGTGATCGAGTCGGTCGGTGAGGGCAGGAGCCCCGAGGGCCTGACGGGCGTGGTACGCCGTATCGACGCGAGCGGTCACCTCGTCACCCCCGGGCTGGTCAACACCCACCACCACTTCTACCAGTGGCTCACCCGCGGCCTCGCCACGGACCACAACCTCTTCAACTGGCTCGTCGCGCTCTACCCGACCTGGGCGCGCATCGACGAGCAGATGACGTACGTGGCGGCCCAGGGTTCGCTCGCCATGATGGCCCGCGGCGGTGTCACGACCGCGATGGACCACCACTACGTGTTCCCGAAGGGCTCCGGCGACCTGTCGGGCGCCATCATCCGCGCGGCCCGCGAGACGGGCGTCCGCTTCACCCTCGCCCGTGGCTCCATGGACCGCGGCGAGAAGGACGGCGGTCTGCCGCCGGACTTCGCCGTCGAGATCCTCGAAGGCGCGCTCGCCGCCACCGAGGCGACCATCGACGCACACCACGACGACTCCTTCGGCGCGATGACGCAGGTGGCCGTGGCCCCCTGCTCGCCGTTCTCGGTGTCGACCGAACTGATGAAGCAGGGCGCCGAGTTGGCGCGGCGCAAGGGCGTACGGCTGCATACGCACGGTTCGGAGACCGTCGAGGAGGAGCAGTTCTGCAAGGAGTTGTTCGGCCTGGGCCCGACCGACTACTTCGAGTCCACGGGGTGGCTCGGCGAGGACGTGTGGATGGCGCACTGCGTGCACATGAACGACTCCGACATCGCCGCCTTCGCCCGTACGAAGACGGGTGTGGCTCACTGCCCCTCGTCCAACGCCCGGCTTGCGGCCGGGATCGCACGGGTCCCCGACATGCTCGCGGCCGGCATCCCGGTCGGCCTCGGCGTCGACGGCACGGCGTCCAACGAGTCCGGCGAACTCCACACCGAACTGCGCAACGCCCTCCTCATCAACCGCCTCGGCGCCCATCGCGAAGCCGCCCTGAACGCCCGCCAGGCGCTGCGCCTCGGCACCTACGGCGGAGCCCAAGTCCTCGGCAGAGCAAGCGAGATCGGCTCCCTGGAACCCGGCAAACTGGCCGACCTGGTCCTCTGGAACCTGAACACCCTGGCCCACGCCTCCATCGCCGACCCGGTCACCGCCCTCGTCTTCGGCGCACCGGCCCCGGTCACCGCGTCCTTCGTCGGCGGCAGGCAGATCGCCGAAAACGGCCGCCTGCTGCACGTCGACGAGGACGCGATCGCCCGTTCTACGCGCGAGGAGGCGCAGCGGCTCGCGCGGATCGCCGCGCAGGCCTGA
- a CDS encoding helix-turn-helix domain-containing protein yields the protein MTGIGDQAFITAVKPLVDAMGGEMLPPEQAGEDDVVLTWEGADVVAVRLPQLADSLDHILAALERKHGKPLAELDRKAKQEIVRSLEARGAFSVRHGVETVASALGVSRFTVYNYLNREKEA from the coding sequence GTGACCGGCATCGGCGACCAGGCCTTCATCACGGCCGTGAAGCCGCTGGTCGACGCCATGGGCGGCGAGATGCTGCCGCCCGAGCAGGCCGGCGAGGACGATGTCGTACTCACCTGGGAGGGCGCCGACGTCGTCGCCGTACGCCTGCCCCAGCTCGCCGACTCCCTGGACCACATCCTCGCCGCCTTGGAACGCAAGCACGGCAAGCCCCTTGCCGAGCTCGACCGCAAGGCCAAGCAGGAGATCGTACGGAGCCTCGAGGCGCGCGGAGCGTTCTCCGTACGGCACGGGGTGGAAACCGTCGCGAGCGCCCTCGGCGTCAGCCGGTTCACGGTCTACAACTACCTGAACCGTGAGAAAGAGGCCTGA